GCTTGTGCGGGTGGCCAAGGAACTGCGGAGGGTGCACCGGTTCGGCGGCTACATTCACCTGAAAAGCATTCCGGGGGCGTCCGAGGCGCTACTTCACGAGGCGGGGCTCTATGCCGACCGCACCAGCGTGAATATCGAGGTCCCGTCGGAGCGCTCGCTTACGTACCTCGCTCCCGAAAAAAACTATGGTTCGGTCTATGGCCCCATGAACTACTTTGCTGAGCGCAAAATCGAGTACGGCGGCTCGCGGGGGCGGTATACTCCGAACTTTTTGCCGGCGGGGCAGAGCACGCAGATGATTGTGGGCGCCTCGGGCGAGAGCGATTTCCAGATTCTCACGCTGTCGGCGGGATTTTACAAGCAGCAGCGCCTGAAACGCGTGTATTTTTCGGGATATGTACCCGTGAATGCGGACAAGCGCCTGCCAGCGCTTACCACCAAGCCGCCTCTGGTGCGCGAACACCGGCTGTACCAGGCCGATTGGCTCATGCGGTTCTACAAGTTCGATTACGACGAGATTCTCGACGCTAAACATCCGAATCTGGATTTGAATCTGGACCCGAAGGCGGGCTGGGCGCTTAGGCACCCGGAGTTCTTCCCGGTCGACTTGCAGACGGCGGATTACGAGATGATTTTGCGGGTTCCCGGTATCGGCGTGAAGTCGGCGCAGCTCATTGTTTCGAGCCGCAGGTACAGCAAAATTCGCCTGGAAACCCTGAAGAAGATGGGCGTGGTCTTGAAGCGCGCCAAGTACTTCATCTACCATCCCGATATTCCCGCGGGTATCCGGCAGTTTTATCCCGAGATGATTCGCCCCCTGTTGATTGCGCCCGCGAAATCGCAACAGCTCGACTTGTTCAGCCCGCTGGAAACGCCCGCGTTGCCGTCGCCTGCAATGCCCGCGGCCGCGATGCCTATGCCTATGCCTGCGCCGTCAGTAACGCATTTGTCGAGCGCCATGCCTGTACCTGCGCAGACGGTGCCGCTCCCTGCAACCGCCATGCCGATGTCCGTCGCTTCCGTGCCTGCACCGGTGATTCCCGCGGCCAGTGTGCCATCGCTTGCATTGCCGGCACGACCGCAACTGCTGGCGGCGGGGTAGAGGCGAATCCGGACGGCGGCTTTCGATAAATACGTTCTCCCCGTGATTTCTAAAAACCTTTGACTACAGAGCAAAAAGCATGTCTATCTGCATTTCATACGATTCCACCTTCGACGGCTTCCTGAGTGCCGTTTTCGAAATCTATTCGCAGCACCTCGACGTAGAAAGTTTTGTCCCTGATCGTGATGCGGGAACTGCGGGAGACCTGTTCCAGCAGCGCTTCCGCGTGGAGGCGAACGAGGATTCCGCAATGCGCCTGCGACGCGCCATCGTGAACTATGCGAGCGAGGACGTACTGAACCTGCTTGAGACGGCGTTCCTTTCGGAGGAGGCGGGCATCGAGATGATGATTCTCGCGTTCCTGCGCAAACTGTTCGCGGGCGACGACCCGAATTACGGCAAGAATCCCGCATCGCCCGAGATGCTCCCGCTGTACAAGATTGCGGGTTCCGTGCGGCACGAGGCAGGCGGCATGCTCGGGATGGTCCGCTTCTCGAAAGCTCCGGGCAATTTCTACGTCGCGAAGATTGAACCGAAATACGATATCCTTTTGCTGATGGAATCGCATTTCACCAACCGCTTTGCGGACGGGAACTGGGTTATCTACGATGCGAAGCGCAGGTACGCGTTGCTCCACGAAAAGACCGGAAAATGCCGGGTCGTCGACATACCCGACGATGCGGCGCTGATAAATGCGATCAATTCGGATGACTATACCCGGCTGTGGCAGGACTACTACAATTCCATCGCCATCAAGGAGCGCGAGAACCCGAAACTGCTGCGCCGTTGCCTCCCGGTACGCTACTGGAAGAATTTGCCCGAGCGGCAGGCCGCGCGTTTCTAGATATGGAAATTGACAAGGCGCGTTTCTAGGCCCGCATAAACTTGCGGATTAGGCCTGCATCGCGCGCCTATCTGGGCCCTTTTGCATCCGAAACGCCTCTCGACGCGGATACTTTATCCGAAGACTTGATTTTATTCGGATTGTTTGTTATTTTGTTTATGGATAACAGGGAGGGTTAGGTGTCCTTGAAAAAGTGTTCTTTTCTGCTGGCAGGTCTTTGCCTGTTCGGCTATTCCCATTCGCTCGACTTGAAACCGTCGGCGCAGTTCTTTTTCCCGTCAACAGTCTCCATTCCGAAGGATTCCAAGTCCGTTTCTTCTGATGAGGAATGGGAAACCGAATATGTCATCGAGGCCGGCATCGAAGCGTTGTTCATGTCGGAATTTATCCCGATGCGAACCGGTTTAGGTCTGGGGTTCAGGACTTCTCAACATAACGAGGATTCCGAAGCGGCTCCGGCGACGCTCCCGGTGTGGGGAGTCCTTTCGATAGGGCGCATTAATTGGGATGACTTCATCTCGCCGTATTTTACCCTGCGCGGGGGCTACCTCACTCCGTTGACAGGCGACAAGCATTGGTGGGAAAGTCCTGCGAATTTCTTCGTCAATTGCGGCGTGGGTGCCGTATTCCCCATGGGCTTCACGCTGGAGGTCAGTGTCGACAAATCTTCCATGCGGAAATCCTATTCGGAAGAAGACGTCACGTACCGGGTTTCCTCGCTCCGCGTGGGAATCATGGTCGGGATGAATATCGAGGTTTCCCACACCAAGGTGTACAAGTCGGGCGGCTAGGCCCGAAAATTATTTGCCCTGTTTCCGCATGATGCCGGTCTTGACGGTAATTGTCTCTTTGTGGCCGTCCTCGAACGTGAAGAATATCTTCCAGATGTAAACTCCGGTACCGGCCTTGCGCCCGTTTTTCGAGTGTTCGTCCCAGTACAGGAATCCCAATTTGGATTGCCCGTCGGGGCCGTCGCGTCTCGGGTCGTTCATTTCGCCGTCGTAGCCGAATTTCTGCTCGAAGTTGTTTACGAATACGGATATTGCATCGAAGATGTAGATGTCTGCGGTGTAGGGGAGCACTGCCCTTACGCCGATGGCGGAAAGCGTGTCCGGCAGCTCTTCCCATCTGGAACCATCCGGGGAAATCCAGTTGGGACGGGGCCCGATGCCGCTGACCGGTTGCAACGGCATGACTTCGGTCAGGTAAATGACTCCGTCCGTACCGTTGATGTTGACGCCGCCGCGACCGAGGGCGTTGCCGGCCAAGTCTATGTAGTCGGCTTCCGGGTCGGTAGACAGGCAGAATCCGGTCTTGAGGATGTGCCTGTCGAGAACGAACGTCCATTGCGTCATGTCTTCGTTGACGGTCGGAGGCAGGCTCGTGACAAGAGCCTCCGAATTGGAATCCTTGCAGGAGGCCGAGTAGCGGAACAGGCTCTCCCAGGCGTTCTCGCTGTTACCGCCGATGATGGGTTCTGACATTTGGATGACTAGAGTGTCGGGCGGGTCGTTTGAGGACGGATCCATGTATTTTCCGAGGTTCATTTCGCCCGGATGCAGGACCGCCCTTGCGGGGACTGCGCCGACCTTGTCGCGCAACGTCACGTTTTCGAGTTCGCTGGATAGCGGTGTCGAGAAACTCAGGAACGGCTTCCTTGAGGAATCGGCCATGGTCAGACCGTAGTCGTACGGCTCGTTGATGTAGGCTTCTATCCATTTCCCGTCTTGCGGGTTCTTCTTTATGGCATCGCTCGTCGCGTAGCGCCATTGCCCGCGGCTCGAATTCCAGAATATGGAATCGATGCTCGATATGTTGTCGTCGTGTTCTTCCTTGAAATGGATGCGCACGAAGTCGGCCCTGCCGTCCAGATCCCTGTCGTACATTTCGGCGGTATCGGCGATGAGGGAATACTTGACGGAATCACGTCCTGAATATTCTACGGAGTCTTGGAGTGAATCCTCCGGAATGGTGGTGCCGATTTCGCATGCGTCCGTAATCATGTAGCCGCTTGCCGGGGAGCGGACTGTCGCGCCCAGGGCGTCGGTTGCGCGCAGGTAGTAGTGGATGGACGGAATGTCGCTTGCCGGTGCCTGGAAAGCGATGGTCCAGACGTCTTTTTCCACAGAATAGGAGAGGGGCGCCTCCTGGAAGAGTACCGCTCGCGCGTCCCTGACGTAGATTTGCGCCTTGTCGATTCCGTCGCTGTCCTTTATGCGGAACGAGAATGTCTTGATGTCTGAGGAATCTACGCAGGCGACGGAGACTGATTCCACGTCGGGAATGTCGTTGTCGACGAATATGGTGTAGGGTTCCATGGCCGGTGTCTGGATTTTCGGGGACTTGCCTGTTTGCCCGATAGAATCAGTCACGACGAGGTAGAAGTCCAGCCCCGGCGCTACGACGAGGTTTGCCGGGACGGTATATTCCCAGAGGCTGTCGCGGGTGTTTCGCAGGGTGTACTTCGTGAAGGACGTGTATGACGTGCCGGATGTGCGCAGGTACAGGTCGGCGGAACTTATTTTGATTCCGGAATGGATGTAGGCGCTGATGGTGAGCGTGTTGTTTGCCGCCTGCGTATTGTTGATCAGGTCCCATGTCTCTTCGGTAAGGGAGATGGTCGGCGGGAGGGCGCCTTTGCTCCACTGGGCGGTATCGCGCGCATCTATATTGTTGAATCTCATGCCGATGACGACGTCGTGCGTTTCGCCGTCCTGGAGCGTGTCGGGCGCCTGGTAGCAGACCATGTACTGCGAGTTGATGTTGTCGCGGATGGCCTCGTAGATTCCGGAAAGTTCGCTTGCGTCGTTTGTTGTTGTGAATATGCCGCCGGTTTGTTGCGCAAGGTCTTCCAGCGGGTACGAGGCCTCGGTCTCGACGCCGATGGAATGGATGACGGTTTTCTTTGACTTGCTGAGGTTGATGGCGGTCTCGAGTGCGATGGTGCCTTCGTTGTTCTCCCCGTCAGAGAAGATGATGACCGCCGTCGGGTTGGTCTCGTTCCTGATTTGCCGCAGGCCTGCATAGGCGCCCGTGATGATGTTGGTGCCGTTCCCTTTGGTAGTGAGCTTTTCTACGGCTTTTAGCAGCAGGGACTTGTTCGAGGTCATGGACTGGAGTACGATGGTCGAGTCTCCGTAGCCGCGGAATCCGACGAGGGCCGTCCTGTCGTAGGTGCCCATGTTGTTTATGAATGACTTGATGGCGTCCTTCGCCTTGATCATTCGGTCGTTGAATTCCATCGAGGGACTCTCGTCGACGACGATGACGACCGAAATTCCCGAAACGTTGGTGATGCTAGTGACCTGGGGTTTGATGGCGGTGCCGTCTTGCCAAAGTTGTAGATCGTCCTCGCCGAGCCCGTAGAACGAAAGACCGGAGTTCTTGTCGGTCGCGGAAACCTGCGCGCAGATTTCGGGATAATTCCCGATGTCGAGATTCGATATGGTAAGGGACGGTATGGCTGACGTGTCTTCGATGAACTGCGCCTCGACAGAACATTGCTGATCAGTCTGGATGACGGAAGTCTTGGATTTCTTGCTGTCACCGAGGGTCAGGTTGCATCTGGTGGGAACCCAGGAACTGAATTCATAACCTCCGTGGGGCCATGCCGTAATGGTGAATTTGCTTCCCGGATTCGTATATTGTCGCCCTGACGGGCTTGTGGCGCCGCCCTTTGTCGCGTTCACGTCCAGGATGGCGGGCGTCGATATCCAGCTCGTGAAGGATAAGTCTGGGATGTTGTTGGAATTTTCCCGGAATGTCCAGTAGAGCGGGGTGCCCGCGGTTCCTTTTACGAGGAAGTATTTTGAACCGCTTGTCAGCTGTGGGATTGAGGAATTCCGGAAAGAGCCGTCTTCATTATATCCGGTATAGGTTCCTCGGATGGAATCGGCGATACCGAAGTTGACGATGTACGGCATGGTGTCGGGCGGGGTCCATGTGAAGCGGATGGCCGATTGGGTCGATTCCGTGTAGTAATTTTTCTTGAAGTTGAAAGTTTGCTTTTGCGTAGACACGCTGTATATCTCGCCGGGCTTGAATCGTGCCTTCAGTTCGGTATTGCCCTTGACGGTGACGAAGGTGCTTGCAGCTACCCTGTCGTCGATGGTGGGCGAACCTGTTATTGTCTGCCAGTCGGCAAATCGGTAACCGAAGTCTCCTTTCGCATAGACGGTGTATTTGGAATTGGCAAAAGCGGAATCGTATCCGTTTGCTGGCATGACGGTCCCGTGCCCGTCGGAACTGAACTTCAGCTTATATGATTGCGATGCAATGCTGATCCAAAAGTTGTTCGGGTTTTCGGTTGTGTTTGCGATGATGATGTACAGGTCGGTGTCTTGGTTGAAATGTATGGTTTCGGAAAACGTGCCGCAGAAAGTCTGCGACTTATTGATTGATGTAAAGTGGAGCGAGGTGTACCGGAGGTATTTTAGTGAATCTTGGGTCAATCCGTTGGAGATGACGAGCGTATAGTCGCCTGGCGTAATGGGCTTGAAGAAGAACCGGACTCCGGAGACTCCGCTAGTAACGAATTTTGCATACAGGTGTTCTGTGAAGTTGTAAAGGGTGGGCGTTTCCGTGATGGCGTAGAGGGAGCCCAAGCGGAAGATCGGCATGACGGTGCAGTTGCTTGATATGTCGTAAACCTTTGTTGCGATTTTTTTTGTGTTTTGTATTTTGCACGACCCTTCGATAACTTCCCAGTGGTCGAACAGATAGTCAAAAGCCGCGCTTGCCATGATCATAATGGAATCGCCCCTGTTGACATTGCTTAATGTTTTGACGCTGATTCCAGAGGAATCGATGCTTCCGGAACCAGAAGTTGTCGATGGACTAATTTGGAGCGTAT
The genomic region above belongs to Fibrobacter sp. and contains:
- a CDS encoding TIGR03915 family putative DNA repair protein, yielding MSICISYDSTFDGFLSAVFEIYSQHLDVESFVPDRDAGTAGDLFQQRFRVEANEDSAMRLRRAIVNYASEDVLNLLETAFLSEEAGIEMMILAFLRKLFAGDDPNYGKNPASPEMLPLYKIAGSVRHEAGGMLGMVRFSKAPGNFYVAKIEPKYDILLLMESHFTNRFADGNWVIYDAKRRYALLHEKTGKCRVVDIPDDAALINAINSDDYTRLWQDYYNSIAIKERENPKLLRRCLPVRYWKNLPERQAARF
- a CDS encoding VWA domain-containing protein, with product MGASAYTLQISPSTTSGSGSIDSSGISVKTLSNVNRGDSIMIMASAAFDYLFDHWEVIEGSCKIQNTKKIATKVYDISSNCTVMPIFRLGSLYAITETPTLYNFTEHLYAKFVTSGVSGVRFFFKPITPGDYTLVISNGLTQDSLKYLRYTSLHFTSINKSQTFCGTFSETIHFNQDTDLYIIIANTTENPNNFWISIASQSYKLKFSSDGHGTVMPANGYDSAFANSKYTVYAKGDFGYRFADWQTITGSPTIDDRVAASTFVTVKGNTELKARFKPGEIYSVSTQKQTFNFKKNYYTESTQSAIRFTWTPPDTMPYIVNFGIADSIRGTYTGYNEDGSFRNSSIPQLTSGSKYFLVKGTAGTPLYWTFRENSNNIPDLSFTSWISTPAILDVNATKGGATSPSGRQYTNPGSKFTITAWPHGGYEFSSWVPTRCNLTLGDSKKSKTSVIQTDQQCSVEAQFIEDTSAIPSLTISNLDIGNYPEICAQVSATDKNSGLSFYGLGEDDLQLWQDGTAIKPQVTSITNVSGISVVIVVDESPSMEFNDRMIKAKDAIKSFINNMGTYDRTALVGFRGYGDSTIVLQSMTSNKSLLLKAVEKLTTKGNGTNIITGAYAGLRQIRNETNPTAVIIFSDGENNEGTIALETAINLSKSKKTVIHSIGVETEASYPLEDLAQQTGGIFTTTNDASELSGIYEAIRDNINSQYMVCYQAPDTLQDGETHDVVIGMRFNNIDARDTAQWSKGALPPTISLTEETWDLINNTQAANNTLTISAYIHSGIKISSADLYLRTSGTSYTSFTKYTLRNTRDSLWEYTVPANLVVAPGLDFYLVVTDSIGQTGKSPKIQTPAMEPYTIFVDNDIPDVESVSVACVDSSDIKTFSFRIKDSDGIDKAQIYVRDARAVLFQEAPLSYSVEKDVWTIAFQAPASDIPSIHYYLRATDALGATVRSPASGYMITDACEIGTTIPEDSLQDSVEYSGRDSVKYSLIADTAEMYDRDLDGRADFVRIHFKEEHDDNISSIDSIFWNSSRGQWRYATSDAIKKNPQDGKWIEAYINEPYDYGLTMADSSRKPFLSFSTPLSSELENVTLRDKVGAVPARAVLHPGEMNLGKYMDPSSNDPPDTLVIQMSEPIIGGNSENAWESLFRYSASCKDSNSEALVTSLPPTVNEDMTQWTFVLDRHILKTGFCLSTDPEADYIDLAGNALGRGGVNINGTDGVIYLTEVMPLQPVSGIGPRPNWISPDGSRWEELPDTLSAIGVRAVLPYTADIYIFDAISVFVNNFEQKFGYDGEMNDPRRDGPDGQSKLGFLYWDEHSKNGRKAGTGVYIWKIFFTFEDGHKETITVKTGIMRKQGK